One Calorimonas adulescens DNA segment encodes these proteins:
- a CDS encoding FecCD family ABC transporter permease, with translation MKGRFYFLLSVSIVFLMICIVASLIIGSASITPVEAVRILFSRVSGSLLDVPQSHINIIMNLRLPRTILALIVGLGLSVVGLTYQSVFKNPLADPYIIGVSSGAAFGASVAIALHLDGGYWGIGMINLFAFVGALLVSFTALTISRVNGRIPPTTLLLSGVALGNLLTAGMSLIMFLDHDDMEEIVYWTMGSFVSSSWDKVKFSLVFVSIGVLFLVFYMKELNLMLLGDETASSLGVDVERTKVRIIIISSLVTAACVSVSGIIGFVGLVIPHILRIIAGPDNRRLFFLTLIVGAGFMVFTDTIARYILRPVEIPVGIITALLGGPFFIYLLKRNKGMN, from the coding sequence ATGAAGGGCAGATTTTATTTCTTGTTGAGCGTTTCAATAGTTTTTTTAATGATATGCATTGTGGCAAGCCTGATTATAGGGAGTGCCAGCATTACCCCAGTGGAGGCAGTAAGGATACTTTTCTCTAGGGTTTCCGGATCCTTGCTTGACGTGCCTCAGTCACATATAAACATTATAATGAATCTGAGGCTCCCAAGGACAATTCTGGCGCTTATAGTTGGGCTGGGGCTTTCCGTTGTTGGATTAACATATCAGTCAGTCTTTAAAAATCCGCTTGCAGACCCTTATATTATAGGCGTATCTTCCGGAGCAGCTTTTGGTGCATCTGTGGCTATTGCACTGCATTTAGACGGTGGTTACTGGGGCATAGGTATGATAAATCTGTTTGCGTTTGTAGGGGCACTGCTGGTCAGCTTTACTGCTCTTACGATATCAAGGGTGAATGGCAGGATACCCCCAACCACGCTTCTGCTATCGGGTGTTGCCCTTGGAAATCTTCTTACTGCAGGGATGTCGCTCATCATGTTTCTGGATCATGATGATATGGAGGAAATTGTATATTGGACCATGGGCAGTTTTGTGTCGTCCTCATGGGACAAGGTAAAATTTAGTCTGGTTTTTGTCTCTATCGGCGTACTTTTCCTTGTATTTTATATGAAAGAGCTCAACTTAATGCTCCTCGGGGATGAGACCGCCTCCAGCCTGGGGGTAGACGTGGAGAGGACCAAGGTAAGGATAATTATCATATCATCCCTGGTGACTGCAGCCTGCGTGTCTGTAAGCGGGATAATAGGCTTTGTGGGGCTTGTAATTCCGCATATATTGAGGATAATCGCAGGTCCGGACAATCGCAGGTTGTTCTTCCTCACTTTAATAGTTGGGGCAGGATTTATGGTTTTTACCGATACGATAGCAAGGTACATTTTAAGACCGGTTGAAATTCCTGTTGGTATCATTACTGCCCTGCTGGGGGGACCGTTCTTTATTTATCTTTTAAAGAGAAACAAGGGGATGAATTGA
- a CDS encoding VanW family protein has product MSNNVTNGGRSRVGFVLLLVVLAVSVFILTYIIIYLSRPVVYEGVRVDGVDVGGMTLDRLKSFLEQSYASTNQEIVLDVLNKKYNITLRDIGHYDYERAAEEAYAFGRQGNMLINLKNIAGARMGKVYVNYEVKPVIDDDKARETLQKIAKDIDKPAVNARIAFKGDNIIEVIPHQVGYELDIEGSLEMLKRKMTYGQLTLPVKEIKPRITEDMLSSVKDIISQYSTVFNPADVNRTLNLKTAASAINGQLLLPGEEFSLNKVLGPRIKENGYLEAPVIINGKLIPDYGGGVCQIATTVFNAVVRANLSVTERHHHSFPVAYVPVGQDATISGDVLDFRFKNTSKYPVYIRAYVNSNRFFVDIYGKNMSPGQKVSLSTEVLEVIEPVTEYKEDKTLPPGTEVVEREAHKGYRVKVYKMVYDKNNRLIEKKLMYTDTYKPVNAIIRRNSGGSGSGNASVPQTDSQL; this is encoded by the coding sequence GTGTCCAACAATGTAACCAACGGCGGCAGAAGCAGGGTGGGTTTTGTGCTTTTGCTAGTTGTGTTAGCTGTATCTGTATTTATTCTCACTTATATTATTATATACCTGAGCAGGCCGGTGGTTTATGAAGGCGTGAGGGTGGATGGGGTCGATGTTGGCGGCATGACATTAGACAGGCTGAAGAGCTTTCTAGAACAGTCATATGCCAGCACAAATCAGGAGATAGTGCTGGATGTGCTGAATAAGAAGTATAACATCACGTTGAGGGATATAGGCCACTATGATTATGAAAGGGCTGCAGAAGAGGCATATGCATTTGGACGGCAGGGGAACATGCTTATCAACCTGAAAAACATTGCCGGGGCAAGGATGGGAAAAGTATATGTAAATTATGAAGTCAAACCAGTAATCGACGACGATAAGGCAAGGGAAACCTTGCAAAAAATAGCAAAAGACATAGACAAGCCTGCTGTAAACGCAAGAATTGCCTTTAAAGGGGACAATATTATCGAGGTGATACCCCATCAGGTTGGCTATGAACTGGATATAGAGGGTTCTTTAGAGATGCTAAAGAGGAAGATGACCTATGGGCAGCTGACCCTCCCGGTTAAAGAGATAAAACCCAGAATCACAGAGGATATGCTGAGTTCGGTAAAAGATATTATAAGCCAGTACTCCACTGTGTTTAACCCTGCTGATGTGAACAGGACGTTAAACCTGAAGACTGCAGCCAGTGCAATAAACGGACAACTGTTGCTCCCCGGAGAGGAATTCTCTTTAAATAAGGTACTGGGCCCAAGAATAAAGGAAAACGGATATCTTGAGGCACCGGTCATAATAAATGGTAAACTGATACCCGATTATGGCGGTGGGGTATGCCAGATAGCAACCACTGTATTTAATGCAGTTGTCAGGGCCAATTTGTCAGTCACAGAGAGGCACCATCATTCATTTCCCGTGGCCTATGTGCCGGTGGGCCAGGATGCAACCATATCAGGAGACGTCCTGGACTTTAGGTTCAAAAATACCTCCAAATATCCTGTGTATATAAGGGCTTACGTAAATTCCAACAGGTTTTTTGTGGACATCTATGGGAAGAACATGTCTCCAGGTCAAAAGGTAAGCCTGAGCACCGAGGTACTTGAAGTTATAGAACCCGTGACAGAGTATAAAGAAGATAAAACCCTTCCACCTGGCACAGAGGTCGTGGAAAGGGAGGCGCATAAGGGCTATAGGGTAAAGGTGTACAAGATGGTATATGATAAAAATAACAGGTTAATCGAAAAAAAGCTCATGTATACAGACACTTATAAGCCTGTGAATGCTATAATCAGACGCAATTCTGGCGGCAGTGGCTCAGGAAATGCGTCAGTTCCGCAAACTGATAGTCAATTATAA
- a CDS encoding methylated-DNA--[protein]-cysteine S-methyltransferase — translation MIEFIAFNTNTPVGTVYIASYADMLIRIDTDYDRFLNDLEKKHDSVFERHNGVLDETARQLDLYFNRKLIEFDLPVYLEGTEFCRQVWQELTRIPYGSTVSYGEIAERIERPKAVRAVGRAVGSNPIPFVIPCHRVIGKDGSLVGFGLGLDVKRFLLELESV, via the coding sequence ATGATAGAGTTCATCGCATTTAATACCAATACGCCGGTTGGCACAGTATATATTGCTTCATATGCTGACATGCTTATACGAATAGATACAGATTACGATAGATTTTTGAATGACCTTGAAAAAAAGCATGATAGTGTTTTTGAACGACATAATGGGGTTTTGGATGAGACAGCGAGACAGTTAGACCTTTATTTTAACAGGAAATTAATTGAGTTTGACCTACCTGTGTATCTTGAGGGGACTGAGTTTTGCAGGCAGGTGTGGCAGGAGCTTACCAGAATCCCATATGGCAGCACAGTGAGTTATGGAGAGATTGCAGAAAGGATTGAAAGGCCAAAAGCAGTAAGGGCGGTGGGGAGGGCGGTGGGTTCCAATCCCATCCCCTTTGTCATACCCTGTCACAGGGTTATTGGTAAAGACGGCAGCCTGGTTGGTTTTGGGCTGGGACTGGATGTGAAAAGATTTCTGCTTGAGCTTGAATCTGTGTAA
- the nth gene encoding endonuclease III, with product MKIFDILKKTYPDARTALNFSNPFELLIATILSAQCTDKRVNEVTRELFKWYRTPEDYLKLGQEELEKQIRSCGFYHNKAKNILETCRILVKEFGGKVPSNIDDLMKLPGVGRKTANVVMSNAFGIPAIGVDTHVFRVSHRLGLSDGKTPERVEEDLMALLPVEMWSLSHHLLIYHGRNICHSRKPQCDRCPVNSLCRYFLTIS from the coding sequence ATGAAGATATTTGATATTCTTAAAAAGACATATCCTGACGCCAGGACCGCACTGAATTTTTCCAATCCTTTTGAGCTCTTGATAGCGACGATATTATCCGCTCAGTGCACAGATAAGAGGGTAAATGAGGTTACCAGGGAATTATTTAAATGGTACAGGACACCTGAGGACTACCTCAAACTCGGTCAGGAAGAACTGGAAAAACAGATAAGGTCCTGCGGCTTTTATCACAATAAGGCAAAAAACATATTGGAAACATGCAGAATTTTAGTGAAAGAGTTTGGAGGGAAGGTGCCATCCAATATAGATGACCTTATGAAGCTCCCGGGCGTTGGCAGGAAGACAGCCAATGTGGTTATGAGCAACGCTTTTGGAATACCGGCTATAGGTGTGGACACCCATGTGTTTCGTGTTTCGCACAGGCTGGGTCTGTCAGACGGTAAAACCCCTGAGCGTGTTGAGGAAGACCTGATGGCTCTGTTGCCAGTGGAGATGTGGTCTCTATCTCATCATCTTTTAATTTATCACGGAAGAAACATTTGTCATTCAAGAAAACCCCAGTGCGATAGATGTCCTGTAAACAGCCTCTGCAGGTATTTTTTAACCATTTCTTAA
- the queG gene encoding tRNA epoxyqueuosine(34) reductase QueG, with amino-acid sequence MKDEIREYALSIGFDVVGFTGADVFDIADVLKERGEKGYLSGLEKGGIEERIDPRKVLPEARSIISVGIYYGGTKRSEKNKGMISQSGRGRDYHLILDKMMGELVDYLKCEYNAEAVCLADNDPLVDREIARRAGVGFFGKNCSIINPFMGSWIFLGEILTDLDILPDVPLMHACGDCDRCIKACPTGAIAAPYVLNAKRCLSYVTVMKGFVPSEFRERLQNRIYGCDTCQEACPYNRVDLPVNSCLAQDIPYDMEDIGFILSMDSKQFKESFKNTSAGWRGRTVIQRNGLIAAGNMRLKGQAENIIRLLSDERPVIRGTAAWAISRIMGKEALGILYEASKIEKDSEVRREIEEAISWIKKGQ; translated from the coding sequence GTGAAGGATGAGATAAGAGAATATGCACTGTCCATAGGCTTTGACGTGGTGGGGTTTACTGGTGCCGATGTGTTTGATATAGCAGACGTTCTAAAGGAAAGGGGAGAAAAGGGGTATCTGTCAGGGCTTGAAAAAGGCGGGATAGAGGAACGGATAGACCCGAGAAAGGTCCTACCTGAGGCAAGGTCTATAATTTCTGTAGGGATATATTATGGTGGGACGAAAAGGTCTGAGAAGAACAAGGGAATGATATCGCAGTCGGGACGGGGCAGAGACTATCATCTTATCCTTGATAAGATGATGGGTGAGCTGGTAGATTATCTGAAATGCGAGTACAATGCGGAGGCGGTGTGTTTGGCAGACAACGACCCGCTTGTGGATAGGGAGATAGCCAGGAGGGCAGGGGTTGGTTTTTTTGGTAAGAACTGCTCAATTATAAACCCCTTTATGGGCTCGTGGATTTTCCTCGGAGAGATATTGACTGATCTGGATATCTTGCCAGACGTGCCCCTTATGCATGCCTGTGGAGACTGTGACAGATGTATAAAGGCCTGTCCAACAGGGGCTATCGCAGCCCCTTATGTGCTGAATGCAAAGAGGTGCCTTTCGTATGTTACAGTGATGAAGGGGTTTGTTCCCTCCGAGTTTAGAGAAAGACTTCAAAACAGGATATATGGATGCGATACGTGTCAGGAAGCGTGTCCCTATAACAGGGTAGACCTGCCGGTTAATTCCTGTCTGGCACAGGATATACCGTATGATATGGAGGACATAGGGTTTATCCTGTCTATGGATAGTAAGCAGTTTAAGGAGAGCTTTAAGAACACATCGGCCGGGTGGAGAGGGAGGACAGTGATTCAGAGAAATGGGCTTATTGCAGCGGGAAATATGAGGCTCAAGGGCCAGGCCGAAAACATAATAAGACTTCTATCAGATGAAAGACCTGTTATAAGGGGCACAGCAGCATGGGCAATCTCAAGGATAATGGGAAAAGAGGCCCTTGGAATTTTGTATGAGGCCTCTAAAATAGAAAAAGATTCCGAAGTGAGAAGGGAAATTGAGGAGGCAATCTCTTGGATAAAGAAAGGGCAATGA
- a CDS encoding ABC-ATPase domain-containing protein, translating into MKTREELVETLDRVDGKGYKAYKDIEGEYDMGGFLLYIDHVQSDPFAPPSRLRVRVAQTFPPDYTADRDSVVALSDYLTRQFSKSINKYNTRGRGTGRSFLISIDCGRQEILERTSMHIAQEYVEARFEVGLPAAGRRILGREAVKIFTETIPSIVKNSLFFGSIDWKEAVDFIDLYQDQQYIRRVLRNMGLVAFVADGAVLPRESGISERPLKNAVPFRSPDTMRVSIMLPHRGTITGMGIPEGVTLVVGGGYHGKSTLLKALEKCVYNHIPGDGREYVITVDDAVKIRAEDGRYIENVDISPFINNIPTGEDTRFFSTLNASGSTSQAANIIEALEIGTSLLLMDEDTCATNFMIRDARMQRLVSAEKEPITPFLDSVRALYENKGVSTVLVLGGAGDYFDVCDRVIMMDGFVPHDVTVRAKEIAEEIRSFRERDKAPDFTCIKERVPMKRSLNAGYKDKIQSKGLENIRMGYETVDLSMVEQIADDSQTAAIANIIRYARDRYIDDRATLREVIDRVLTDIDENSLSCISPFKGHPGNMARPRRYEIAAAFNRYRGFKTVR; encoded by the coding sequence ATGAAAACAAGAGAAGAACTGGTTGAAACACTCGATAGAGTAGATGGTAAGGGCTATAAGGCCTATAAGGATATAGAGGGAGAATACGACATGGGTGGCTTTTTGCTCTATATTGACCATGTACAGAGTGACCCCTTTGCACCGCCTTCAAGGTTGAGGGTAAGGGTGGCTCAGACGTTCCCACCCGATTATACAGCTGACAGGGATAGTGTGGTGGCCTTGAGCGATTATCTCACAAGGCAGTTTTCAAAAAGTATAAATAAATATAACACCAGGGGAAGGGGCACAGGAAGGAGCTTTTTGATATCCATTGACTGTGGCCGGCAGGAGATACTGGAGAGGACATCGATGCACATTGCACAGGAGTATGTAGAGGCAAGGTTTGAGGTAGGGCTGCCCGCTGCCGGACGTAGAATCCTTGGAAGGGAAGCAGTTAAGATATTTACAGAGACAATTCCCAGTATAGTAAAAAATTCACTTTTCTTTGGGAGTATAGACTGGAAGGAGGCTGTGGATTTTATAGATCTGTATCAGGACCAGCAGTATATAAGGAGGGTTCTTCGTAATATGGGACTGGTAGCCTTTGTGGCTGATGGAGCTGTACTTCCGAGGGAGAGTGGAATAAGTGAGAGGCCGCTTAAAAATGCTGTACCGTTTAGGTCTCCGGATACTATGAGGGTATCCATAATGTTGCCGCACAGGGGGACAATTACAGGTATGGGTATACCCGAAGGGGTGACACTCGTTGTAGGCGGAGGATACCACGGCAAGAGTACCCTGCTTAAGGCTCTCGAAAAATGTGTATACAACCATATTCCTGGTGACGGCAGGGAGTATGTCATCACCGTGGACGATGCAGTAAAGATAAGGGCTGAGGATGGAAGATACATTGAAAATGTGGACATATCGCCTTTCATTAACAATATACCGACCGGGGAGGATACGAGATTTTTTTCCACATTGAATGCCAGCGGCAGCACATCCCAGGCAGCAAATATCATTGAGGCCCTGGAGATTGGCACTTCGTTACTGCTTATGGATGAGGATACATGTGCTACAAACTTTATGATAAGGGACGCCAGAATGCAGAGGCTGGTCTCCGCAGAGAAGGAGCCAATTACACCATTTTTAGACAGTGTGAGGGCGCTTTATGAAAATAAAGGGGTCTCAACTGTGCTGGTGCTTGGTGGTGCTGGTGATTACTTTGATGTATGCGACAGGGTTATAATGATGGATGGTTTTGTGCCGCATGATGTCACTGTTAGAGCCAAGGAGATAGCTGAGGAAATAAGGTCGTTCAGAGAGCGTGATAAGGCGCCGGACTTTACCTGTATTAAGGAGAGGGTACCCATGAAAAGAAGCCTTAATGCTGGCTATAAGGATAAGATACAGTCAAAGGGCCTTGAAAATATCAGGATGGGATATGAGACGGTGGACCTGAGCATGGTGGAACAGATAGCTGATGACAGTCAGACTGCGGCCATAGCAAACATAATTCGGTATGCCAGGGACCGGTACATAGATGACAGGGCTACTCTAAGAGAGGTGATTGACAGGGTCCTGACGGACATTGACGAGAACAGCCTTTCATGCATTTCTCCATTTAAGGGGCACCCGGGTAACATGGCCAGGCCAAGGAGATATGAGATCGCAGCAGCTTTTAACAGGTACAGGGGCTTTAAGACGGTGAGATGA
- a CDS encoding methyl-accepting chemotaxis protein gives MIRSVLVGGGKGGYNILKHFKDSEVMSVISVIDVNDDAPGMKFAKEIGINTSNDIGSVLEFNPDLIIEVTGNEDVLERLRALAGNIRVMDSAMARIMMSVIEKLDMQVENLKTQGEVIASNIRSLFQEIERINTVTNAIFECMEMTGKNVEKIDSLVESIKRITKETKILGINASIEAARAGEYGRGFGVVANEIQNLTRDTDRSYGNIIDTIDNIKSQLVSMSNEINELKEISNRQEEASGSVSNALNELLKNIS, from the coding sequence ATGATAAGAAGCGTTCTGGTTGGAGGAGGCAAGGGAGGATATAATATACTCAAGCATTTTAAAGACTCAGAGGTTATGTCTGTGATAAGTGTGATTGATGTCAATGATGACGCACCAGGTATGAAATTTGCTAAAGAGATAGGTATAAATACCAGCAATGACATTGGGTCGGTTTTGGAGTTTAACCCCGACCTTATCATAGAGGTGACTGGGAATGAGGATGTGTTGGAAAGACTGAGGGCACTGGCTGGCAATATAAGGGTAATGGATTCTGCAATGGCAAGAATCATGATGAGCGTTATAGAGAAATTAGATATGCAGGTGGAAAACCTGAAAACCCAAGGCGAGGTCATTGCTTCTAATATCAGGTCACTTTTTCAGGAGATTGAAAGAATAAACACCGTGACCAACGCTATATTTGAATGTATGGAGATGACGGGTAAAAATGTTGAAAAGATAGACTCACTGGTAGAATCAATAAAAAGAATAACGAAAGAGACAAAGATACTTGGGATCAATGCCTCAATCGAGGCGGCCAGGGCGGGCGAGTATGGCCGAGGGTTTGGAGTAGTCGCCAACGAGATTCAAAACCTTACAAGGGACACGGACCGCTCTTACGGCAATATCATTGATACCATAGATAATATAAAATCACAACTTGTGTCAATGAGTAATGAGATAAATGAACTGAAAGAGATATCAAACAGACAGGAAGAGGCATCAGGGTCCGTTTCCAATGCTTTAAATGAACTATTAAAGAATATCAGTTAA
- a CDS encoding ABC transporter substrate-binding protein, giving the protein MKKIGILMLIAFLVLSVAGCGSNSTGQTGSQQAQSNSAFPVTIKDFMGREFTIEKEPQRIVSMAPSNTEILYELGLADKIVGVSDYDDYPPEVSQKPKMGGFSTPNIEAIAGAEPDVVLVDDGTFGKENAEKLEEMGIPVIITVPDSFDDIYTSYEMIGKITGTQDKAEEIIKKIKDGISSIQEKVKDRDRPKVYFAVSVGQSNYTAGKGTFIDAAINIAGGENVASDVEGWQDYSLEKLVEHNPDIIIATNHAGDVDKLNEKPGYKETNAAKNGKIFVIDENIITRPTERILEGINELAKIIHPEVFK; this is encoded by the coding sequence ATGAAAAAGATAGGTATACTTATGCTTATTGCTTTCTTGGTGCTGTCAGTTGCAGGCTGCGGCTCAAACAGCACAGGACAGACAGGATCGCAGCAGGCACAGAGCAATTCGGCATTTCCCGTCACCATAAAGGATTTTATGGGCAGGGAATTTACTATAGAGAAGGAGCCTCAAAGGATTGTCTCAATGGCACCAAGCAATACTGAGATCCTGTATGAGCTGGGCCTGGCCGATAAAATCGTTGGCGTGTCGGACTATGATGACTATCCACCTGAGGTAAGTCAAAAACCCAAGATGGGTGGATTTTCGACACCAAATATAGAGGCTATTGCTGGGGCGGAACCAGATGTAGTGCTTGTGGATGATGGCACCTTTGGTAAAGAGAATGCGGAGAAATTAGAGGAGATGGGCATACCGGTCATTATAACAGTTCCTGATTCATTTGATGATATATACACATCTTATGAAATGATCGGTAAAATCACTGGAACACAGGACAAAGCCGAAGAAATTATTAAAAAAATCAAGGATGGTATATCCAGCATACAGGAAAAGGTGAAGGACAGGGATAGGCCCAAGGTATATTTTGCGGTTTCCGTGGGCCAGAGCAATTATACTGCCGGCAAGGGTACCTTTATCGATGCTGCTATAAACATAGCGGGTGGTGAAAATGTAGCCTCTGATGTTGAAGGATGGCAGGATTACAGCCTTGAGAAGCTGGTGGAACATAACCCTGATATCATTATAGCCACAAACCATGCCGGCGATGTGGACAAACTCAATGAAAAACCGGGTTATAAGGAGACAAACGCAGCTAAAAATGGGAAGATATTTGTAATAGATGAGAACATTATCACCAGGCCAACAGAGAGGATACTTGAGGGGATAAACGAGTTGGCAAAGATAATTCACCCTGAAGTCTTCAAATAG
- a CDS encoding cobyric acid synthase — MKGCLMIQGTSSHVGKSIMTAALLRILKQDGFKVAPFKAQNMALNSYVTYDGLEMGRAQAMQAEAAGVRPDVRMNPILLKPTSDSGSQVIVMGKVMSDMDAKRYEGYKTRVRELLYETFIELKSEYDYVILEGAGSPAEINLMENDIVNMGMARLIDCPVLLVGDIDRGGVFASFVGTLELLPAKDRERIKGFIINKFRGDYEILRPGLDMLRDITGLPTIGVVPYMNLRIDEEDTPSEHNISRGGDVDIAVIYLPHISNFTDFDPLLYYPGVNLRYVKSVEELGRPDLVVIPGSKNTIGDLNALKNSGIAERIVELYNEGACVIGICGGYQMMGRRISDPLGLESGEDAEGLGIFGLETIFEPGKLTINSRDYITEERGLTAGLNGVEVTGYEIHMGRTPPKDEYTVSQNGLIAVDFSGRALGTYLHGIFENHRFTLGVINNIRRYKGLKPVDVEVDYIAKKEEEYNRLAEMVRASIDMNTVYDLLNG, encoded by the coding sequence ATGAAAGGGTGTTTAATGATACAGGGTACCTCTTCCCATGTAGGTAAGAGTATAATGACTGCAGCACTGTTGAGGATATTGAAACAGGATGGCTTTAAGGTGGCACCGTTTAAGGCTCAGAATATGGCCTTGAACTCCTATGTTACCTATGACGGCCTGGAGATGGGAAGGGCTCAGGCTATGCAGGCTGAGGCTGCAGGTGTAAGGCCTGATGTAAGGATGAACCCTATCCTGCTGAAGCCGACCTCTGACTCCGGGTCTCAGGTGATAGTTATGGGAAAGGTCATGAGCGATATGGATGCCAAGAGGTATGAGGGGTATAAGACAAGGGTAAGGGAGCTGCTGTATGAGACATTTATCGAACTTAAGAGTGAATATGACTATGTAATACTGGAGGGAGCGGGCAGTCCTGCTGAGATAAATCTCATGGAGAATGATATTGTGAATATGGGAATGGCGAGGCTTATAGACTGTCCCGTGCTCCTGGTGGGTGACATAGACAGGGGTGGCGTTTTTGCATCTTTTGTGGGGACACTGGAGCTTTTGCCCGCGAAAGACAGGGAAAGAATAAAGGGGTTTATTATAAATAAGTTTAGAGGGGACTATGAGATACTGAGGCCTGGCCTGGACATGTTGAGAGATATTACAGGCCTGCCCACAATAGGTGTGGTACCCTATATGAATTTGAGGATTGATGAGGAGGATACACCCTCAGAGCACAATATATCGAGGGGCGGCGATGTGGATATAGCCGTCATATATCTGCCCCATATATCGAACTTTACTGACTTTGACCCACTCCTGTACTATCCCGGTGTCAACCTCAGGTATGTAAAAAGCGTAGAGGAGCTTGGCAGGCCTGACCTTGTGGTAATACCGGGCTCAAAGAACACCATAGGGGACTTAAATGCGCTTAAGAATAGTGGTATAGCAGAGAGGATAGTTGAGCTTTATAATGAAGGTGCCTGTGTAATAGGCATATGCGGGGGATATCAGATGATGGGAAGAAGGATAAGTGACCCGCTGGGATTGGAAAGTGGTGAAGATGCTGAGGGACTTGGCATATTTGGTTTGGAGACCATATTTGAGCCTGGAAAGTTAACCATCAATTCAAGGGACTATATAACGGAGGAAAGGGGACTTACAGCAGGGCTAAATGGTGTAGAGGTGACCGGATATGAGATACACATGGGCAGGACGCCCCCAAAGGATGAATATACTGTATCCCAAAATGGCTTGATAGCAGTAGATTTTTCTGGAAGGGCCTTGGGGACATATCTACATGGGATATTTGAAAACCACAGGTTTACGCTTGGGGTTATAAACAACATCAGGAGATACAAGGGACTCAAGCCGGTAGATGTTGAGGTGGATTACATTGCAAAAAAAGAGGAAGAGTACAACAGGCTTGCAGAAATGGTCAGGGCCTCCATTGATATGAATACGGTATATGACCTGTTGAATGGTTGA
- a CDS encoding ABC transporter ATP-binding protein, whose product MNVIDVKGLNFSIDEKPILNGITFSVPQGTVTGMLGPNGAGKTTLLRHLSGYYKPDAGTVFINGVDIVKLKPRERARIIGLVPQDAVNSLGFSVYEMVMMGRSPYMDFFGNEKEEDRRVVEECLKICGVYELKDRRMDEISGGEAQRVLIARALAQQPEIMLLDEPVSHLDIKYQLDIMGLVRELSHRGMTVVSIVHDLNIALNFCDRAVLIKNGTVIAEGEIEKVVSSENIYETYGVKAKIEAGDYSVVIPELEMV is encoded by the coding sequence TTGAATGTTATTGATGTAAAAGGCCTTAATTTTAGCATTGATGAGAAGCCTATATTGAATGGAATTACCTTCAGTGTGCCACAGGGAACGGTTACCGGAATGCTGGGTCCCAATGGGGCCGGGAAGACTACGCTTTTAAGGCATCTTTCAGGCTATTACAAGCCTGATGCCGGTACTGTCTTTATAAATGGTGTGGATATAGTAAAGTTAAAGCCCAGAGAAAGGGCAAGGATAATAGGTCTTGTGCCTCAGGATGCTGTGAATTCTCTTGGGTTCTCTGTGTATGAGATGGTTATGATGGGCAGGAGCCCCTATATGGATTTTTTCGGCAATGAAAAGGAGGAGGATAGGAGGGTTGTTGAGGAGTGCCTTAAGATCTGTGGTGTGTATGAGCTAAAGGACAGAAGGATGGATGAGATAAGCGGTGGTGAGGCCCAGAGAGTCTTGATAGCCAGAGCGCTTGCGCAACAGCCAGAAATAATGCTGCTGGACGAGCCTGTGTCACACCTGGATATAAAATACCAGCTTGATATAATGGGGCTTGTCAGGGAACTTTCGCACAGAGGGATGACAGTGGTATCCATAGTGCATGACCTTAATATTGCGCTTAATTTTTGCGACAGGGCCGTACTTATAAAAAATGGGACGGTAATAGCCGAAGGAGAGATAGAAAAGGTTGTCAGCAGTGAAAACATATATGAGACATACGGTGTTAAAGCAAAGATAGAGGCAGGAGACTATTCTGTTGTGATTCCTGAATTAGAGATGGTTTAG